One Syntrophorhabdaceae bacterium genomic region harbors:
- a CDS encoding integron integrase — protein MVLLSNRLKYTLPEFQKFLFERKFINEKYIPFYALRVSQFLTFSEKETEKDIEILVQRFLDLLKTKEHLSDGLIRQAEDALRLYLYHYDEGISFRRILVQKVQDPAFSSVADVTNEMKRLIRLKHYSYRTEQTYLDWTKRFFTYVSEIKKTDNPVCDSEDMKNFLSHLALKHKVSSSTQNQAFNALLFLFRYVLKQNLKGISDTVRAKRGIRLPVVLSVEEIKSLLSNMSGNGLLIAQLLYGSGLRIMECARLRIKDIDFDNNLIYVRSGKGDNDRTVMLPKMSIESLQKHLEKVKALHEKDLLSGYGEVYMPDALSKKYPNAGREWGWQYVFPSERLSIDPLSGKIRRHHISDKAIQTAINVALKKAGIVKHATPHTLRHSFATHLLMNGVNIREVQELLGHKNVETTMIYTHVMRDMANAPRSPLDIIMQKDNND, from the coding sequence ATGGTATTATTGTCTAATCGATTAAAATATACATTACCTGAGTTTCAAAAATTCCTTTTTGAGAGGAAGTTTATCAATGAAAAATACATTCCATTCTATGCGCTCAGAGTTAGCCAGTTCCTTACATTCTCAGAGAAAGAGACAGAAAAAGATATTGAGATACTAGTACAGAGGTTTCTCGACCTCTTGAAGACCAAAGAACATTTAAGCGACGGGCTTATACGGCAGGCAGAAGATGCATTAAGGTTATATCTTTATCACTATGATGAAGGTATAAGTTTCAGAAGAATACTTGTTCAAAAGGTGCAGGATCCTGCTTTCTCATCAGTTGCAGACGTTACAAACGAGATGAAACGCCTAATTCGCCTCAAACACTATTCATACAGAACCGAACAGACCTACCTTGACTGGACAAAACGTTTTTTTACTTATGTATCTGAAATAAAAAAGACAGATAACCCTGTATGCGATAGCGAAGACATGAAAAATTTCTTAAGCCACCTCGCCTTAAAACATAAGGTTTCATCCTCTACTCAAAATCAGGCATTCAATGCACTCCTTTTTCTTTTCCGATATGTCTTGAAACAAAATCTAAAAGGTATATCAGACACCGTCAGGGCAAAACGAGGAATCAGACTGCCGGTTGTGCTCTCTGTTGAAGAAATTAAAAGCCTGCTTTCTAATATGTCTGGAAACGGCCTTCTCATTGCCCAGCTTTTATATGGTTCGGGCTTACGGATTATGGAATGTGCGCGGCTTCGGATAAAGGATATAGATTTTGATAATAATCTCATATATGTAAGAAGTGGAAAGGGTGATAACGACAGAACCGTCATGCTTCCGAAAATGTCAATAGAAAGCCTACAGAAACATCTCGAAAAAGTAAAGGCATTGCATGAAAAAGACCTATTGTCAGGATATGGTGAAGTGTATATGCCTGATGCCTTAAGTAAGAAATACCCCAATGCAGGCAGAGAGTGGGGCTGGCAGTATGTGTTTCCATCTGAAAGGCTTTCTATAGACCCATTAAGCGGTAAAATAAGACGGCATCATATAAGCGACAAGGCAATCCAGACTGCCATTAATGTTGCCCTGAAAAAGGCTGGCATAGTCAAACACGCAACACCTCATACCTTGCGTCACAGCTTTGCCACACACCTCCTCATGAATGGAGTCAACATCAGGGAGGTGCAGGAACTCCTCGGGCACAAGAATGTCGAGACCACCATGATCTATACCCATGTCATGAGGGATATGGCAAACGCCCCGAGAAGTCCCCTTGATATTATCATGCAAAAAGATAATAATGATTGA
- a CDS encoding lysozyme inhibitor LprI family protein, with the protein MKSKFYVVIFAAVIVTMFLGCSKQAPKCSDDETVTLVRKIIFDQIGGSEGLSEKEIKDNMKIEYPRASAQDDKIKKYSCEAKLIAGDAYQLPITYESQLDDKGQHIVSVGGIMRGDLMAVHSAIKESLIKTRVPKSEAVPVPAPAPAPPPAPAEQQKQSTSVEQSGICKGLDLSVTSEQIECLERKYTAADKELNNIYKQTMSRLADSRKSALKKEQVAWIKEKESKCSQAGKEMEGGTLETVMIKDCFVQMTEQRVTYLKNFK; encoded by the coding sequence ATGAAAAGTAAATTTTATGTAGTGATCTTTGCAGCTGTTATTGTGACTATGTTTCTTGGGTGTTCAAAACAAGCTCCAAAATGCTCTGACGATGAAACTGTTACATTAGTGAGAAAAATTATATTTGATCAAATTGGTGGTAGTGAAGGATTATCTGAAAAAGAAATTAAAGATAACATGAAAATTGAATATCCAAGAGCCTCTGCACAAGATGACAAAATTAAGAAATACAGTTGCGAAGCAAAACTAATCGCTGGGGATGCTTACCAACTTCCCATAACTTATGAATCCCAACTTGACGATAAAGGTCAACATATAGTTTCAGTTGGCGGCATTATGCGTGGTGATCTAATGGCTGTTCATTCTGCAATTAAGGAGAGTCTTATCAAAACTAGAGTACCCAAGAGTGAGGCCGTGCCGGTGCCGGCACCGGCACCGGCACCACCACCAGCGCCCGCTGAACAACAAAAACAGAGTACTTCCGTTGAGCAAAGCGGTATTTGCAAAGGTCTTGATCTCTCAGTCACTTCCGAACAAATTGAATGCCTTGAAAGAAAATACACTGCTGCCGATAAGGAACTTAACAATATTTACAAGCAGACCATGTCAAGACTAGCTGACTCCCGTAAGTCAGCATTAAAAAAAGAGCAAGTTGCTTGGATCAAAGAAAAAGAGTCAAAATGTTCGCAAGCTGGTAAAGAAATGGAAGGTGGAACTCTTGAAACAGTTATGATTAAAGACTGTTTTGTCCAAATGACTGAGCAGCGTGTTACATACTTAAAAAATTTCAAATAA
- a CDS encoding SPFH domain-containing protein: MALIDRIKYDSPSDDAIVWKFPSEDIRLGAQLIVNESQEAVFFKGGKALDTFGAGTHTLSSYNLPLLRKLINLPFGGKTPFSAEVWYVNKTVKRDLKWGTKGPIQVIDPLYNYPVSVRAFGRWGLRVTDARNFIVQIVGTQTSSSSKDYIGSERIEEYFVGEIVQRLSDALAKFFVESNISVFQASARINNLSAFLSSDISPEFQRFGIEIVNFNVERISIPEEEQKKFQEIFGKRMEIDQISQARVGQAYTIMRTFDTLEKAAENEAGGAGQLLGAGLGLGAGLGAGVPIGQQIGGAMNVQPQQQAQGDDPMAKLQKLKQMLDAGLITQEEFDQKKKQILDSI, from the coding sequence ATGGCACTAATTGACCGCATCAAATACGATTCGCCATCTGACGATGCAATCGTGTGGAAATTTCCGAGCGAGGATATACGCCTTGGAGCACAATTGATTGTAAACGAAAGCCAGGAGGCCGTCTTCTTCAAGGGAGGGAAAGCGCTTGATACATTCGGTGCAGGGACCCATACCTTATCAAGCTATAACCTTCCCTTGTTGCGAAAACTTATAAATCTACCCTTTGGCGGTAAGACTCCTTTTTCGGCTGAGGTCTGGTATGTCAACAAGACAGTGAAGCGTGACTTGAAATGGGGAACGAAGGGACCAATTCAGGTGATCGACCCTCTTTACAATTACCCTGTCAGCGTTCGTGCGTTCGGAAGATGGGGTTTGCGAGTAACCGATGCACGCAATTTCATTGTGCAGATTGTAGGTACCCAAACATCCTCATCCTCCAAAGACTACATTGGTTCGGAGAGGATTGAAGAATATTTCGTCGGTGAAATTGTCCAGCGGCTTTCTGATGCACTCGCCAAGTTCTTCGTTGAAAGTAATATCTCTGTTTTCCAAGCAAGCGCTCGCATCAATAATCTCTCTGCGTTTCTCTCCAGTGACATCAGCCCGGAGTTTCAGCGTTTCGGAATCGAGATCGTCAATTTCAACGTCGAGCGCATCAGCATCCCAGAGGAAGAGCAAAAGAAATTCCAAGAAATTTTTGGCAAGCGCATGGAGATTGACCAGATCAGCCAGGCAAGGGTTGGTCAGGCTTACACAATAATGCGGACCTTCGACACCCTGGAAAAGGCTGCCGAGAACGAAGCTGGAGGCGCTGGGCAACTACTTGGAGCTGGTCTGGGCCTTGGCGCTGGTCTAGGCGCGGGCGTTCCCATTGGTCAGCAAATAGGTGGCGCAATGAATGTACAGCCTCAGCAGCAAGCGCAGGGTGATGATCCTATGGCCAAGCTACAGAAGCTCAAGCAGATGCTTGATGCGGGTTTGATAACCCAAGAAGAATTCGATCAGAAGAAAAAACAGATTCTTGATTCCATATAA
- a CDS encoding tetratricopeptide repeat protein — translation MEISECPQCGAAASPADRKCGYCKAEFFVTSLAYLGSFDSGGVGKYLKHYKELNRHDPHNIEGLLGLGLCYLQMGTYPLAQKCFEQIIEASPDVSGAYYYYALASIKGRRIMTLSLNEARQLETYLNTAIQIDGEIPQYKLLLAMLKRDYYETNGMKVPPPSATELLFDIEGQQINKNEIEHLRASVKVGKEAQYYEILTVV, via the coding sequence ATGGAAATTAGTGAATGCCCGCAATGTGGCGCAGCCGCATCACCGGCAGATCGTAAATGTGGCTACTGCAAGGCCGAGTTTTTCGTTACCAGCCTTGCCTATCTTGGGAGTTTCGATTCAGGCGGGGTTGGGAAATACCTAAAACACTACAAAGAGCTGAACCGTCATGACCCGCACAATATTGAAGGCTTACTCGGGCTTGGCTTGTGCTACTTACAAATGGGTACTTATCCATTGGCTCAAAAGTGCTTTGAACAGATCATTGAGGCTTCACCAGATGTTTCAGGGGCTTATTACTATTATGCTTTGGCGAGCATTAAAGGGAGGCGAATAATGACTTTGTCCCTCAACGAGGCACGCCAACTTGAAACCTATCTCAACACGGCCATTCAAATAGATGGTGAAATTCCCCAGTACAAATTGTTACTCGCTATGCTGAAGAGGGATTACTACGAAACTAACGGAATGAAAGTCCCGCCTCCCAGTGCTACTGAACTCCTGTTCGATATAGAGGGTCAACAGATCAATAAGAACGAAATTGAGCATCTTAGAGCATCGGTCAAAGTCGGAAAGGAGGCACAATATTATGAGATATTGACAGTCGTTTAA